One Pyxicephalus adspersus chromosome 3, UCB_Pads_2.0, whole genome shotgun sequence genomic window carries:
- the TRMO gene encoding tRNA (adenine(37)-N6)-methyltransferase isoform X1, whose amino-acid sequence MDNKSCEKSQEKGDTEPAMSSLETGCLLTKPIGYIESCFTEKNGTPRQPSVCSLSRGRLRISKSIFNNPEHSVMDLQQYSHVWILFIFHKNGRLSCKAKVQPPRLNGAKTGVFSTRSPHRPNAIGLTLAKLDKVEGGTLYLSGIDMIHGTPVIDIKPYISEYDSPRPTHSFVGEPREENKQLEGCNITSENHHKTSYKQIDKMCCYSEEYKLETKSEISSSHSEILGEGKDNVALDESSLSIEDSCSLQESSSGQLAKKLNIQDQRTELTYQVSTSLKDGEDSASTCDSFVPTWVTKSPVPKLKVRFTPHAEMELKQFKAACDSGGPSFRYLQSFEEAKCAISTVLSADPRSVYRRNRCLDRLFYFSLDTMHMTCWFGDDFVEVVRIQPVSQT is encoded by the exons ATGGACAACAAAAGTTGTGAAAAAAGCCAAGAGAAGGGGGATACAGAGCCAGCAATGTCTTCACTGGAGACAG gtTGTCTGCTGACCAAACCAATTGGGTACATTGAATCTtgcttcacagaaaaaaatggaacaccCAGGCAACCATCTGTTTGTAGTTTGTCTCGTGGACGCTTAAGGATAAGCAAGAGTATTTTCAATAATCCCGAGCATTCTGTGATGGATCTACAGCAATACTCTCATGTGTG GATTCTGTTTATTTTCCACAAAAATGGACGTTTAAGTTGCAAAGCAAAGGTTCAACCACCAAGACTAAATGGAGCAAAAACTGGGGTGTTCTCCACCAGAAGTCCTCATAGACCCAATGCAATTGGACTGACTCTTGCCAAACTAGATAAAGTAGAAG gtGGAACACTGTATCTGTCTGGAATTGACATGATACATGGAACTCCAGTTATTGACATTAAACCATATATTTCAGAGTATGATTCACCACGGCCAACTCACTCATTTGTAGGGGAGCCaagagaagaaaacaaacaactaGAAGGCTGTAATATTACATCAGAAAACCATCACAAGACATCTTACAAACAAATTGATAAAATGTGCTGCTATAGTGAAGAATATAAATTGGAAACTAAATCTGAGATATCTAGCAGTCACAGTGAAATATTAGGTGAAGGTAAAGACAATGTGGCTTTGGATGAATCATCTCTTTCTATTGAAGATTCATGTTCACTGCAGGAATCTTCTTCTGGCCAACtcgcaaaaaaattaaatatacaggACCAAAGGACAGAGCTTACATATCAAGTGTCCACAAGTTTAAAGGACGGTGAAGACAGTGCCAGCACTTGTGACAGTTTTGTCCCAACCTGGGTGACAAAATCACCTGTTCCCAAGTTGAAAGTCAGATTTACACCACATGCAGAAATGGAATTAAAGCAATTTAAAGCAGCATGTGACTCGG gggGACCATCTTTTCGCTACTTACAGTCATTTGAAGAAGCCAAGTGTGCGATCAGCACAGTGTTATCAGCAGACCCTCGTTCAGTTTACAGGAGAAATCGTTGCCTAGATCGATTGTTTTATTTCAGCCTTGATACCATGCACATGACATGCTGGTTTGGTGATGACTTTGTAGAAGTAGTTAGAATAC
- the TRMO gene encoding tRNA (adenine(37)-N6)-methyltransferase isoform X2 has translation MTFVTWFFNIQLAWILFIFHKNGRLSCKAKVQPPRLNGAKTGVFSTRSPHRPNAIGLTLAKLDKVEGGTLYLSGIDMIHGTPVIDIKPYISEYDSPRPTHSFVGEPREENKQLEGCNITSENHHKTSYKQIDKMCCYSEEYKLETKSEISSSHSEILGEGKDNVALDESSLSIEDSCSLQESSSGQLAKKLNIQDQRTELTYQVSTSLKDGEDSASTCDSFVPTWVTKSPVPKLKVRFTPHAEMELKQFKAACDSGGPSFRYLQSFEEAKCAISTVLSADPRSVYRRNRCLDRLFYFSLDTMHMTCWFGDDFVEVVRIQPVSQT, from the exons ATGACATTTGTGACCTGGTTCTTTAATATCCAACTTGCCTG GATTCTGTTTATTTTCCACAAAAATGGACGTTTAAGTTGCAAAGCAAAGGTTCAACCACCAAGACTAAATGGAGCAAAAACTGGGGTGTTCTCCACCAGAAGTCCTCATAGACCCAATGCAATTGGACTGACTCTTGCCAAACTAGATAAAGTAGAAG gtGGAACACTGTATCTGTCTGGAATTGACATGATACATGGAACTCCAGTTATTGACATTAAACCATATATTTCAGAGTATGATTCACCACGGCCAACTCACTCATTTGTAGGGGAGCCaagagaagaaaacaaacaactaGAAGGCTGTAATATTACATCAGAAAACCATCACAAGACATCTTACAAACAAATTGATAAAATGTGCTGCTATAGTGAAGAATATAAATTGGAAACTAAATCTGAGATATCTAGCAGTCACAGTGAAATATTAGGTGAAGGTAAAGACAATGTGGCTTTGGATGAATCATCTCTTTCTATTGAAGATTCATGTTCACTGCAGGAATCTTCTTCTGGCCAACtcgcaaaaaaattaaatatacaggACCAAAGGACAGAGCTTACATATCAAGTGTCCACAAGTTTAAAGGACGGTGAAGACAGTGCCAGCACTTGTGACAGTTTTGTCCCAACCTGGGTGACAAAATCACCTGTTCCCAAGTTGAAAGTCAGATTTACACCACATGCAGAAATGGAATTAAAGCAATTTAAAGCAGCATGTGACTCGG gggGACCATCTTTTCGCTACTTACAGTCATTTGAAGAAGCCAAGTGTGCGATCAGCACAGTGTTATCAGCAGACCCTCGTTCAGTTTACAGGAGAAATCGTTGCCTAGATCGATTGTTTTATTTCAGCCTTGATACCATGCACATGACATGCTGGTTTGGTGATGACTTTGTAGAAGTAGTTAGAATAC